In Cydia strobilella chromosome 8, ilCydStro3.1, whole genome shotgun sequence, one DNA window encodes the following:
- the LOC134743588 gene encoding uncharacterized protein LOC134743588, producing the protein MEVAVFFVCMAIIAQINAAPTPESGSIAHQNNEFDLPPMARGGFTMTLTVSVSTSASTSNKLKVKMLPKAEDDNEPIPDYCISNNIEGKHICVMPNREWTSRSAEPQKIIDHVIGITAGRTDNGLILTVELNGNHHDVALIDLEDFDKLKHFSVGGIEEIKKLEFEFKHEYQ; encoded by the exons ATGGAAGTTGCAGTGTTTTTTGTTTGCATGGCAATAATTGCGCAAATTAATGCTGCACCAACACCGGAGTCAGG atcCATCGCTCACCAAAACAACGAATTTGATCTACCGCCTATGGCTCGTGGAGGATTTACAATGACTTTAACAGTATCAGTCTCTACAAGCGCCAGCACAAGTaataaatt aaAAGTTAAAATGCTACCCAAAGCGGAGGACGATAACGAGCCTATACCAGATTATTGCATAAGCAACAACATTGAAGGCAAGCATATCTGCGTTATGCCGAACCGGGAATGGACCAGCAGATCGGCGGAACCTc AAAAGATCATAGATCACGTTATAGGTATCACGGCCGGACGCACGGATAATGGTCTCATTCTAACAGTAGAGCTAAATGGAAACCATCATGACGTCGCCTTAATCGACCTGGAAGATTTTGATAAGCTAAAGCATTTTTCGGTCGGAGGCATTGAGGAGATTAAAAAGTTGGAATTTGAATTTAAACACGAATATCAGTAG